The Nocardia farcinica genome window below encodes:
- a CDS encoding cysteine hydrolase family protein, with protein sequence MIDIDKAALLVVDVQNGFVNEFSAHVVPVIADLATRWARTGRPTVFTRYWNYAGSPWERLIGWKALYGPPETDIVAELGSLTTAPGAHTLDKTVYTALTPEGLRLLRTLDVTDLVICGIATDACVLKTALDAFEHGYTPWVLRDAVASNATRHRAAEIHESALLHISRLVGAQQVTETASIDQMLAADQAATS encoded by the coding sequence ATGATCGACATCGACAAGGCAGCCCTCCTCGTCGTCGACGTGCAGAACGGGTTCGTCAACGAGTTCTCTGCCCACGTCGTCCCGGTCATCGCGGACCTGGCCACGAGGTGGGCCCGCACGGGGCGCCCTACGGTGTTCACCCGGTACTGGAACTACGCCGGAAGCCCGTGGGAGCGCCTGATCGGCTGGAAAGCTCTCTACGGCCCTCCCGAGACCGACATCGTCGCCGAACTCGGTTCTCTGACAACCGCGCCGGGTGCTCACACCCTGGACAAGACGGTCTACACCGCGCTCACACCGGAAGGGCTCAGGCTGCTGCGCACTCTCGATGTCACCGACCTCGTCATCTGCGGAATAGCCACAGACGCTTGCGTCCTCAAGACCGCCCTCGACGCATTCGAGCACGGCTATACCCCCTGGGTCTTGCGAGACGCCGTGGCCTCCAACGCAACTCGTCACCGGGCAGCCGAGATCCACGAATCAGCGCTCTTGCATATCTCTCGGCTTGTCGGGGCGCAGCAGGTGACCGAGACAGCGAGTATCGATCAGATGCTCGCTGCCGACCAGGCTGCTACCTCGTAA
- a CDS encoding GntR family transcriptional regulator, translating into MSKPRYALIADDIRAKIRSGEYAPGDQLPTKAQLMEQWGAALNTVARAINELQNEGLVETFHGVGSFVRASEPTGGKDDPASEIERLRIRVEQLESMCARVEHLEAQMMEVFSNLGLQYPASLAAGEIREAM; encoded by the coding sequence GTGAGCAAACCGCGATACGCCCTGATCGCTGATGACATCCGGGCGAAGATCCGCAGCGGGGAGTACGCACCCGGCGATCAGCTGCCAACCAAGGCCCAGCTGATGGAGCAGTGGGGCGCCGCGCTGAACACGGTCGCCCGAGCGATCAACGAGCTACAGAACGAAGGCCTCGTCGAGACCTTTCACGGCGTCGGCTCTTTCGTGCGGGCGTCCGAGCCGACAGGCGGAAAGGACGACCCGGCATCGGAAATCGAGCGTCTCCGAATTCGAGTCGAGCAACTCGAATCCATGTGCGCCCGTGTCGAGCACCTGGAGGCCCAGATGATGGAGGTGTTCTCCAACCTCGGTCTCCAGTACCCAGCCTCGCTCGCAGCGGGCGAAATCCGGGAGGCGATGTGA
- a CDS encoding WhiB family transcriptional regulator, producing MRSYPDPAYRRDRACAGVDQDVFFPAPSGQQSRRIAPARALCAACPVLAECAGWAEPLARAGELTGCVVAGVYLPSHHNTARRLRDAAADELVVIAATGRLDVEGAA from the coding sequence ATGCGCAGCTACCCCGATCCCGCCTACCGCCGCGACCGCGCCTGCGCGGGCGTGGATCAGGACGTGTTCTTCCCGGCCCCGTCGGGCCAGCAGTCGCGGCGGATCGCGCCGGCGCGGGCGCTGTGCGCGGCGTGCCCGGTGCTGGCCGAGTGCGCCGGGTGGGCAGAGCCGCTGGCCCGTGCCGGTGAGTTGACCGGCTGCGTCGTCGCCGGGGTGTACCTGCCCAGCCACCACAACACCGCCCGGCGCCTGCGCGACGCGGCCGCCGATGAGCTGGTCGTCATCGCCGCTACCGGCCGTCTCGATGTCGAGGGGGCCGCCTGA